One part of the Athene noctua chromosome Z, bAthNoc1.hap1.1, whole genome shotgun sequence genome encodes these proteins:
- the LOC141973621 gene encoding uncharacterized protein LOC141973621: MLVLLFVGVGRCLFAAWTFVRGLTASMGEPGEEILSFFGSFNYPWSLQASMIVAQCFLNVCLILVLAMQHFSNNSSARKPAPRSDNDEWQGVWEKMGKGLSWWSLPMLWNFTPEQMQSPDKLTECLERVCYQAGKTQETQSFLGAVGFGRMHIPNYSLIVSPLYHITSKKNDFEWGPEQQQSLEQIRQEIAQAVALGPDREGPEVKNVLYTAARENGPTWRLWQRAPGKTRGRPLGFWSRGHRGSEADYTPTEKEIVAAYEGVRAASDVVGTETQLLLAPRLPVLGWMFKGKASSTHHATEATWSKWVALITQWAQIGNPSHPGILEVIMNWPESKDSGMSPEQGRHVLRRPHHITSCQMRRSDMPCSLMGLVALWENIDDGRLLCGFPHDRSLKLLRDRVNRVSLQR, encoded by the coding sequence ATGCTTGTATTGCTGTTTGTGGGGGTGGGCCGGTGCCTGTTTGCTGCCTGgacttttgttaggggtctcaccgcctctatgggtgagccaggggaagagatcctctcgttTTTTGGGAgcttcaattatccttggagcctgcaggccagtatgattgtggcacaatgctttctgaatgtctgcctaattctggttttggccatgcagcacttctctaacaatagcagtgcccggaaacctgccccgaggtcagataatgatgagtggcaaggggtgtgggaaaagatgggcaaaggcctgagttggtGGTCActtccaatgctttggaatttcactcccgaacaaatgcagagccctgataaactgacggagtgcttagaaagggtgtgttaccaagctggcaaaacccaggagactcagtctttcctgggcgctgtcgGGTTcgggaggatgcacatcccaaactacagcctgattgtgagccctctctaccatatAACcagtaagaagaacgattttgaatggggccctgagcaacaacaatccttagAACAAATTaggcaggagattgcccaagcagtagccctcgggccagacCGGGAAGGGCCAGAGGTTAAGAAcgtgctctacaccgcagccagggagaatggccctacctggagactctggcagagagcacctgggaaaacccgaggccgacctctagggtTTTGGAGCAGGGGACACAGAGGTTCTGAAGCtgattatacaccaactgagaaggaaatagtggcagcatacgaaggagttcgggctgcctcagatgtggtcggcactgaaacacagctcctcctggctccccgactgccggtgctggggtggatgttcaaaggaaaggcctcctccacgcatcatgcaacagaagccacgtggagtaaatgggttgcattgataacacaatgggctcaaatagggaaccccagccacccagggatactagaggtgatcatgaactggccagagagcaaagattccgggatgtcaccagaacaggggcgacacgtgctaaggagaccccaccatataacgagctgccagatgaggagaagcgatatgccctgttcactgatgggtcttgtcgcattgtgggaaaacatcgacgatggaaggctgctgtgtggattCCCACatgacaggtcactgaagctgctgagggacagggtgaatcgagtcagtttgcagaggtga